ATGGTGGGAGGATTCGGACTTTGCGGAATTCCGGAGAACCTGATTGCTGCGCTGCGCGAAAAAGGCGTAAAGGATTTGACGGTCATCAGCAACAATGCAGGCGTTAATGATTTCGGTCTGGGTTTGCTCCTTCAAACGCGGCAAATCAAGAAAATGATTTCCACATATGTGGGTGAAAATGAGATTTTCGAACAGCAATTTTTGCGCGGCGAGCTGGAAGTCGAGCTGATTCCTCAGGGAACGTTTGCAGAAAGGATTCGAGCGGGTGGCGCAGGAATCGCAGGTTTTTATACTCCAACCGGCGTGGGAACTCTGGTTGAAGAAGGAAAAGAAAAACGCACATTCGATGGCCGCGAGTACATTCTGGAATGCGCTCTGAAAGCCGATTTTGCTCTGGTAAAGGCC
Above is a window of bacterium DNA encoding:
- a CDS encoding CoA transferase subunit A, producing the protein MNKVVSNAVEAIHDIQDGATIMVGGFGLCGIPENLIAALREKGVKDLTVISNNAGVNDFGLGLLLQTRQIKKMISTYVGENEIFEQQFLRGELEVELIPQGTFAERIRAGGAGIAGFYTPTGVGTLVEEGKEKRTFDGREYILECALKADFALVKAWKGDAMGNLVYRKTARNFNPMMATAAKITIAEVEQLVPVGSLDGDHIHTPGIFVKRIFQGVNHEKRIEKRTYRQKSS